From one Nonomuraea polychroma genomic stretch:
- a CDS encoding family 2B encapsulin nanocompartment shell protein: protein MPPTDARSSLDTRAARNLATTTKTRPQMQAITSRWLLRMLPWVDVRGGTYRVNRRLTHRVGRGRVSVAQYGADDVRIIPETLAEIPLLRGFPDVHVLTAVAATYTRREVEAGEVIVEAGTPVTDTYVIAHGRLERLATGPYGATQARGVLADGDQFGDEAIGREDPRWPCTVRAATAGTLLVSPLAEFERIAGGSAALREHIERYLADLRKPVNRRGEAAVAIAAGHVGEPVIDGTFVDYELHPREYDLSVAQTILRVHTRVADLYNEPMNQLEEQLRLTIHEIREREEWELLNNREFGLLHNADYGQRISTWSGPPTPDDMDDLISMRRKTRLLLAHPKAIAAFFRECNKRGLVPGSTEVNGHEIPAWRGIPIFPCGKIPISGHQTTSIVAMRTGEDDQGVVGLYQTGIPEEYEPGLNVRFMGINPQAVMSYLVSAYYSVAILVPDAIGILENVDIAAPRS, encoded by the coding sequence ATGCCCCCCACGGATGCGCGGTCGAGCCTGGACACCCGGGCCGCACGCAACCTTGCCACCACCACCAAGACCCGTCCCCAGATGCAGGCCATCACCTCCCGGTGGTTGCTGCGCATGTTGCCCTGGGTGGACGTGCGCGGCGGGACCTACCGTGTCAACCGCAGGCTGACGCACCGGGTCGGGCGGGGCCGGGTGAGCGTGGCGCAGTACGGGGCGGACGACGTGCGCATCATCCCGGAGACGCTCGCGGAGATTCCCCTGCTGCGCGGCTTCCCTGACGTGCACGTGCTGACCGCCGTCGCCGCGACGTACACGCGCCGGGAGGTCGAGGCGGGGGAGGTCATCGTCGAGGCCGGCACCCCCGTCACCGACACCTACGTCATCGCGCACGGGCGCCTGGAGCGGCTCGCCACCGGCCCGTACGGCGCCACCCAGGCCCGCGGCGTCCTCGCCGACGGCGACCAGTTCGGCGACGAGGCCATCGGCAGGGAGGACCCGCGCTGGCCGTGCACGGTCAGGGCGGCCACCGCGGGGACCCTCCTGGTGTCGCCGCTGGCGGAGTTCGAGCGCATCGCCGGCGGATCGGCCGCCCTGCGCGAGCACATCGAGCGATATCTGGCGGACCTCCGCAAGCCGGTCAACCGCCGCGGCGAGGCGGCGGTCGCCATCGCCGCCGGCCACGTGGGCGAGCCGGTCATCGACGGCACGTTCGTCGACTACGAGCTCCATCCCCGCGAGTACGACCTCAGCGTCGCCCAGACCATCCTCCGCGTTCACACCCGCGTGGCCGACCTCTACAACGAGCCGATGAACCAGCTGGAGGAGCAGCTGCGCCTCACCATCCACGAGATCCGCGAGCGCGAGGAGTGGGAGCTGCTCAACAACCGCGAGTTCGGGCTGCTCCACAACGCCGACTACGGCCAGCGCATCTCGACATGGTCGGGACCGCCGACCCCCGACGACATGGACGACCTGATCAGCATGCGCCGCAAGACCCGCCTGCTGCTCGCCCACCCCAAGGCGATCGCCGCGTTCTTCCGCGAGTGCAACAAGCGTGGCCTGGTCCCCGGCAGCACCGAGGTCAACGGCCACGAGATCCCCGCGTGGCGAGGCATCCCGATCTTCCCGTGCGGCAAGATCCCGATCAGCGGCCACCAGACCACCTCGATCGTGGCCATGCGGACGGGCGAGGACGACCAGGGCGTCGTCGGTCTCTACCAGACCGGCATCCCCGAGGAGTACGAACCC